GCCCGAGAATATCAAACGTGAGATCTACCGGCCGCAGCGCGACTATTTCTGGGTGCCGGTGGCGGCGGGCTTGTCCATGCTCGCGCTCTATCATGTGCTGGGCTTGCTGATCGCGCTGCTGCGCGCGCCGCGGCGGGCGCGAGGCGCGCAGGGTGTGCCGGTGAGCGAGGCTCAGCGTGGAAATTGACCTGACCGCGTTCCATTTCCTGCGGCCAGTGTGGCTGCTGTTGCTGATTCCGGCGCTCGGCCTGCCGTTCGTCTGGCTGCGTCGCAACGACGTGCGCGCGCGCTGGCGCGGTGTGATCGCGCCGCAATTGCTGGAGCATCTGATCGTCGGCGGCGCGAAACGTCGCGCGCTCCAGCCGGTTCATACGCTGGCGCTGCTGCTCGGCATCGGCGCGATTGCCGTGGCGGGGCCGACGTGGCAGCAGGAACGTCCGCCGTTCAATCAGGACAAGGCGCCGCTCGTCGTCGTGCTCGAACTCGCTCATTCGATGGATGCGACCGACATCGCGCCGACCCGGCTCGAACGCGCGAAACAGAAGGTGCTCGATCTTGCGAGAGCGCGCAAAGGCGCGCGAACGGGTCTCGTCGTGTTCGCGGCGACGGGCCATCTCGTGGTGCCGCCCACGGAAGATCCGGCGATGCTCGAACTCTACGTGCCCGCGCTCTCACCGGCGCTGATGCCGCGCGACGGCAAGAACGCGGCCGCCGGTCTCGATGTCGCCGAGCGGCTTCTGGCGAACGACCCGGCGGCCGGCACGATCGTCTTCATGAGCGACGGCTTCGACGCAAACGGAGCGGATGCCTTCGTGCAGACAGCGAAATCGCTGCGGCACCAGCTGCTGTGGCTCGCGGTGGGCACGGAACACGGCGGCCCGATTCGCGGCCCCGACGGCATGATCCAGATGGACGCCGAAGGCCATCCGCTGCTGGGCACGTTCGACGCCGACGCGATCCGCAACGTCGCGCGCGATGCCGGTATTCCGCTCGCCAGCATGCGCGCGGATGACGATGACGTGTCGTGGGTTCAGCATCGCGCGCAGGCCTATCTCGCGCAAGCGGAGGAAGCGAAGATCGAACCGCGCTGGAAGGAAAGCGGCTACTGGCTCGTGTTGCCGTTGCTGCTGCTCGCGCTCTGGAGTTTCCGGCGCGGCTGGACGGTGAAGTGGCTGCCCGTCGTGCTGATCTCTTTGGCATTCAGCGCGTTGCCACGTCCCGCGCAAGCAGCGCAATGGCAGTGGCTCGACCTGTTCGCGACGGACGACCAGCAAGGTCGCTGGCATCTCGAACACGGCAATTACAAGGCGGCTGCGGAACGCTTCGACGACCCGATGTGGAAAGGCCGCGCGCAATATCTCGCGGGAGATTACGCCGGTGCGCTCGAAACTTTCTCACGGCTCAAGACGGCGCAATCGTATTTCTATATCGGCAATACGCTCGCGCATCTCGACGATTACGCGGGCGCGATCAAGGCCTACGACAACGCACTCGAAATCCAGCCGTCGCTTACGCAGGCGGCGGCCAATCGCGCGTACATGCAGACACTGCTGGCAAGGGATAAACAGAACGAGGCCGACCCGGAGGAAGATCCGCCCGACCAGGTGCAGGTCGACAAGAAAAAGGGCCGCGGCACGACCGCGGTGATCGAAGCGGCACCACGGCCGAGCGAGGATGCGTGGATGCGCAACCTGAACACGTCGCCCGCCGTGTTCCTGCAACAGCGCTTTGAACAGGAATCCGCGGCGAAGACGGGGGGTACGCCATGAAGCGATTTCTATGCGGCGTTGCGCTGCTGGTTTCCTTGCTGGCGTCAGGCTCCGCGACGGCCGATCCCGCGCCGCGCATCATGGCGCGCGCGCATCTGGAACCCGCTGGCCCGGTCGTGGCGGGGAGCGAGGTCAAGCTGGTCGTCGATGTGCTGACGACCACATGGTTCACCGAGGCGCCGAACTGGCCGCTCTTCACCATCCCCGGCGCGATCGTGAATCTGCCCGACGAGCAGGCCGACAATCTGTCCGAGGACATCGAGGGCACACGCTGGTTCGGCGTGAGCCGCGCGTACCGGATTGCGCCGCAGGCGGGCAAGACGTTCGAGATTGCGCCGCTGACTATCACGGTCTACCCCGGCGGCATGACAGGACCGGCGCAGGTGACGACGCCGGCGTTGAAACTCGTCGCGACCTTGCCGCCGGGCGCCGAAGGCATGAGCACCTTCTTCGCCGCGCCCAAACTCAGCGTCGAACAAAAAATCGAACCGGCGCCGGGGCATCTCGCCGTCGGTGCGCCGCTCACGCGCACGATTACGCAGCGCGCCGCGGACACCGAGTCGATGCTGATTCCGCCGGCGATGCTCGCAGACGTGCCCGGACTCAAGCGTTATGCAAAACCCGCGGCGACGCGCAACCTCGTCGAGGACCGCGCGGGACTCGTCGCCGGTGAGCGAACCGACAGCGCGAGCTACGTCGCCGATCGCAGCGGCACATACAATCTGCCGCCCGTGACGATCGAATGGTGGAACACGACGACGCGCCGCCAGGAGAAAATCGTCCTGCCGGCGGTGCGTTTCTCGGCGGCCGCGGTACGGGAAAAGCCGCTATTCGATATACCCATCGACGCCATACGCGAAGGCATGCCGCATCGAATCGTCGTGATTCATGCGCGGCAGGTCATAGTCGGTTGTCTCGCCGTGCTGGGCGTGATCTTGTTGATTGCCTCGCGCGCGCGGGTCGGCTCTTTCGTTCGGCGTGGCGAGCAGGCGGTGAATCGGGCGCGAAAGCGCTGGCTGTCGAGCGATGCGCTCGCCTGGCGCAAGCTCGCCGTCGTCGCGCGCAAAGGCGAATGGCGGCGGACCATTCCTGCCTTGTATTGGTGGATGGACAGAGGCGGCGACTTCGGTCGTCCCGCGCGCTTCGAGAACATCGATGCGACCGCTGATGAGGATGCCGCGAGCGTGATCGCCGCGGTCGAATCGAACTATGCCGGAGACGAGGCGCGCACTCTGCTCCGGTGGAAAGAGATCGGCTCGGTTCTACGCAGGAGCGCGGACCAGGCGAGGACAAAGCGCAAGAAGGAAACCTTGCCGGGACCGCTGAACCGATACTAGGAATTGTCGAACGCCAAGCGTGAAGTTGCGGCCTCAACCGCGGCATGGACCGGGCGCGCATGAAGACGTACGCCGCGAAATCGAGCGGCATCGAGCCGCCGCAACTGCGCATCGCTCACGTTTTCCCCGAATCGGTCATGTCATGCTCCGCGCCAGTTTTTTTTGCACGACCGTTTTTTGTAGGCGGCATGCTCGTATTTCTGCCGATACACCTCCTTCAATTGCCGCGTCGATCGCCTCGTGCTGGTCGTGCCGAGCGGTCACGTGCTGACGGTCGGCACGGCGACGCCTTAACGAACCTCGAAGATAGCCTCCACCTCGACGGACGCCGCGGCGGGCAGGGTGGCCACGCCGACTGCCGTCCGTGCATGCCGGCCGCGTTCGCCGAACACTTCGAAGAAGAGATCGGACGCCCCGTTGATCACTTTCGGCACGTCCGGATAACCGGGCGTCGCATACACGAAGCCGCCCACGCGGTGGCAACAGACCACACGGTCCAGATCGCCGTCCAGCGCGAGTTGCAGTGCGGCCAGCAGATTTAGCGCGCAGATCTGCGCGGCTTGCTGTCCGGCCTGAAGGTCGTGAACCTCGCCGAGCGGGCCGCTGAATCGCACTTCGCCTTCCCATTCGCAGATTTGTCCGGAGAGGAAGATCAACGGGCCTGAGCGTGAACACGGTTTGAACGCGCCGCGCGGGGCGGGTACGTTCGGCAAGGCGAGGCCGAGAGCGTGCAGACGAGCCAGGGCTGTACCGGAGGAAGGATTCGATGTGGGAGCGGTCATATCGGTGTTGAAGGTTTCCATTGAGGTGAAAGCCGCCGGGCGTTCGGCCGGTGGGGCGTTGGTCGATGCAAAACGGTCCGCTACGCAAATCATGACACGACCGGGCGCTGGTGAGGAACGTGTGAATCCTGCTCGACGCATTCATGCGCGCGAACGGCGACGATATAACCCCGCACGGGCGTATGATTTCGCAACCTCTGCCAGACAGGAGCCGCCCCATGCAACCGCGTGTTCGCCTTCTCTTCATTACCGTATTGGCCGGTGCACTCAGTGCCTGCGCACAGACCGGTCCGGTCGAGTTCTCCGCGTCAGGCGCTGACGCGCCGATGCTCAACCAGGCAAGCGATATGGATTTCGGTCCGATGGACAGGACGATCGCGCAATGCAAGGCCGTTTCGCGGAACGCGGGCCCGGGTCAATGCACGAAAGTTCGCGCATACGAATCGTGCATGAAGAGTAAAGGCTACATCACCGTGCTCGGGCCGGAAAACCCGCAGGGCTGCGGCGACCCGGAATGGGAGAAGGATGTGCGAAAGTGGCTTCAGTGAGAACTTCATTGCGAGGGCATGTCGGCGCGCATGAAATCCCGGCTGCCGACATGACGCTCCGCTGAAGCAGATCCCGAAGCGCACACGTGCCAGAGCTATCTCGCGCAAAGCGCCACGATCTCCGCCGCCGTCGCCTCTTCGCGCGCAAAGGTTCGTCGATCCATCCACTCGAAGCGACCCGACGCGCGTGCTTTGCCGCTGACTACCACGCGCTGCCGGCAGGCGATCAACTCGGCATCGGCGAGTTTTTTTCCGGCTTGCGCGAGGCGATCGTCCACCAGCACGCTCAATCCTCGTGCTTGCAGATCGCTGCGCAGCCTCTGCGCAGCTTCCTGGCGTTCCTGACGCTCCCAGTCGATGGCCGTGAGCACGACGTCGAACGTGTTGAAGGCCTCGCTGCCCCAAAAGCCGCGCTCGTCGCGCTGTCGGCTGAGCAGCAGCATGGCGAGGCGCGAGATGCCCACGCCGAAGCAGCCCATTTTGACGAACTCGCCTTTGGCATTGACCAACCCCATGGCCCTGGAGTAACGATCGCCCAGGTCGAAAATGTGCGCGCATTCGAGCGATTTCTCGCCGTCGGTCTCGTCCTCGCCGAGCTCGCTGAGGACATGGAACTCCTCCGAGCTCTGTCCGCCGATTTCGCCGTTGTCGCTGGACTTGACGATGGCGTCCAGCCCCAGCCGCCTGAAGATGCGTAGATAGGCTTCGCGAACGGCCTCGTACGCTGCGCGTGCGCCGTCTTCCGTGGCATTGAATGCGTAGCCGTCCTTCATGATGAACTCCCTGGCGCGCGCGAGGCCGCCGCGCGTTCTCAGTTCATCGCGGTATTTGTTGCCGAACTGATAGAGGCCCAGACTCATGTCGGTTTTGTTGTAGTGTGTCTTGACCATGTTGGTGGCCAATTCCTCGCACGTGGCGCCGAGGCAGAACAGCCGCCCGGAGCGGCTCGTGAGCCGCATCAGTTCGTCGCCATATACGTCTAGCCGCCCGGTTTGCCGCCACAGGTCGGCGTCCTGCAGCAGGCTCATCTGGATTTCGCAAAAACCGGCGCGCTCCATCTCCTCACGCACGATGCTCTCGACGCGCCGCTGCGCTCTCAGGCCCAGCGACATCCAGGAATATAGTCCCGCGGCGTCCTGGTGGACGAAGCATGCCTTGCGGGCGAGATCGGTCAGTTCCAGCCGGGTATTGTCCTGCTCGAAGAAACTGTTGGCGAAAAATTGCTGCGAGAATTTCATGATGTGCTCCGGATTCAGAATTCAGCGTAAAAACAGGCCTGAAATGAAAAAACGCCCGCAAGGGGCATCCGGATCATCGAGTCTCACACGGTGCGGGCGATCAGCTTTTCCCGCGCGCAGATTGAGTTCTCGAGCAGACTCCGGCCGCCTTGGCGGGCTGCGGAGGTCGTTGCGGGAGAGTGCTCAAAAAGTTCATGGTGTGTTGCTGTTCGTCTCGTACTCGTTTCTGTTCAGTGGAGGAAGGTGCTGCGTTGTAGTGCTCGAGGCGCATGGCCGTTGGCTTCGCCGCCTCGTCGTTCATTAGTCGTTACTCTGCACGAAACGCGGCACGGCCGCAACTCCGGCGTTTTTTGCCTGCAATGCCGTGCGGCCGCGATTGTCCGCGGCATTGGCGCACTGCGTGTACTATTCATCTCGACACAGCGGATGATGGCTACGGATGCAGCGTCATTCGCCGTGTCATTGCGGCTCGCCCTGAAAGCGGTCCCGGGAGACGGTGGAATGCGCGTACTGATCGTCGACGATCACGAACTCTTCAGAGCCGGCTTGGCGCTTCTACTGAAAGAGCTCTTTCCGGACATCGAGTTGCTGCACGCGAGCACGTTGTCGCAGGGCGTAAAGCACGCGCTCGGCGAGTTTCTGAACGTCGTGTTTCTCGATCTCGACCTTCCCGATGGTCACGGCTGCAACGCGCTTGCAGAATTGAAAGAGTCGCGACCGTCATTGCCGGTGATCGTGGTGTCGGCCGATGAGAGCGTGGAGACCATCGGTCGATGCATCGAACTTCGCGCGATGGGATACGTGCCCAAGTCGTCGCCTCCTGAAGCGCTTCGTGCCGCCATAAGCGCGGTGCTGGCGGGCGGCGTGTTCCTGCCCGCATTCAGCATCGAGAGGCTCAGGCGCGACATGGGCACGAATGAGGGGCCGGCACATGCACCGGGAGACATCCCGCCGAACGGTCATTCGGCAATGAGCCAGGCCTCCGACCTGGGACTCACGCCACGAGAATTCGAAACGTTGGGGTGGCTGGTGCGCGGACTTCCTTCCAAGGCGATTGCTCTGAAAATGGGACTTGAGGACATTACGGTGCGCAAATACGTCAGTCATCTGCTCGCGCATTTCAATCTGCGGCGCCGGACGGAGCTCATCGTCATGCTGGCGGACCGAGGCGTCAAACTCGGCATTCCGCCGGTCACGGATCCCGCACATGATCGAAGTGCGTCGGCGGATGGGCCGCAACGGGCCGACTGATTTCGGCAAGCGTGCTCTCCGGCGTCGCGGATTTCCGCAATAACTCGAACGGCGGGGCGAAAGCGCGAAGTTTGTGAGACGACGCTCGAAAACCTCCGTCAGCACATGATGGAGAACACGCGCCCACGGGACACTAAACAGGTTCGCCGAGTGTGCGCCGCAACGCCGCGAAAAACAGTTCCGACTGCACGCGCTCGCCTTGCATCTGACTCGCCACGCGAGCCGCGAGGTCAGGATTCACTGGTTTCAGTGTCCGTCCCGTGGACGACGCCAACACCTGGCTTTGACAAGCCCGCTCCAGATAGTAAAGGTCGTCGTATGCGTGGTCGATGCGCTCGCCGCACACCACCACGCCGTGATTGCCGAGGAATACGATGTCGCTGCCATTCATCGCATGTGCGATCCGTTCGCCTTCTTCGGGGGCCAGTGCCAGGCCGTTGTACTCGTGGTCCATGGCGATCCGTCCATGGAAGCGCATTGCGTTTTGCGACAGCGTGGTATCGAGCCCGCAGTCCTCTGTCAGCGTCAAGGCCGTCGCATAGGGCATATGCGTATGCAGCACGCAATGCTTGCCGGCGATGTTGTGGACTGCCGCGTGGATGAACATGGCGGTAGGCTCGACCTCATGCCGGCCGGCGATGCGATTGCCGAGACCGTCGACGATGACGATGTCGTCCGCCTTGACTTCACTCCACATCAGGCCGCGCGGATTCAGCAGGAAGAGTCCGTGGTCGCCGGGCAGCGCGATGCTGAAGTGATTGCATACCCCTTCGCCGAGGCCTTGATGGGCGGCGGCACGCAGCGCTAGCGCGAGGTCCTGCCGCAGGGCGACGACTTCCGGGGCGTGATAGATGGCGTCTTCGACAAATGGGGTAGCTTTCATGATGATGTTTGCGTTTGTAATGATGAGGAGAGGGCCCTTGGCGCCGGACTCTCGACAAAACGTTCGTTAGAATATCAGCGTCTCGGGCGAGAGGTGGTGCAGGCATGTTCCGCACCGCCGGGGCGTAGCTGGCTCGTTGTGGTCTCCATTCGCTATCTCCGACGAAAGGAGCGCTTCCGCTAGAGCCGCTTCAGTAGGTGTAAGAGGCCGGCGCGAATATCGGCCGCCATTCTGTCGACCAGCAAATTGTACCGGGAGGTCGGCATGCGCAAATGTATCCATGACAATTATTTGATTGTCTTTGATTCTCGACCATACGATGTCGCATCGGAACTCTGTTTGCGCAACTGCGGGACTGGCCGGCTTTCATTGGCGTGCCCCCCCGCAGCGGCGGCAAACAGCAAGCGCCCCCTGACTCGCGGAGGACATCGTGCACATTGCCATCCTTACGTTTGAAGGCTTCAACGAACTCGACTCGCTTATCGCACTCGGCGTCCTCAATCGCGTCAAGAAGCCAGGTTGGCGGGTGTCGATCGCTTGTCCCACCGCGCGGGTCAAGTCGATGAATGGCGTGGTCATCGAAGCCCAGGCATCGCTGCAGGAGGCTTGTGCTGCCGATGCGGTGATCGTGGGCAGCGGCAGACAGACACGTGAAGTCGTCGCCGATAGCGCGCTAATGGCGCAGTTGCAGTTCGATCCATCCAGACAGCTGCTGGCCGCGCAATGTTCCGGCACGCTTGTCCTCGCCAGACTGGGTCTGCTTGACGGTGCGCCCGCGTGTACCGATCTCACGACCAGGCCATGGGTTCAGGAAGCCGGCATCGACGTGTTGAATCAGCCCATTTTTGCCAGCGCAAACGTGGCCACGGCCGGCGGGTGTCTGGCTTCGGCTTACCTCGCGGCCTGGATCATCGCCCGGCTGGAAGGAATCGACGCGGCGGCGAGCGCACTTCATTACGTCGCTCCCGTGGGAGAAAAAGAGGCCTACGTGTCGCGCGCGATGGGACATATCATGCCGTTCCTCGACCCGAAGCTGAAGACGGCATAAGCGGACAAGGTAAAACACCAACGCGGGCCCATTGATTGTTCATCGTATGAAATCGGCATTCCCGACGCCCTCAACCCACGCTAGAAAGTGACCAGCAGTCAAGCATTTTCTGCGTTTGCTCCTTCACTCCGCCACTGCGACTGCGCAAAAACCAACACTTGGTCCGCGACAACGTTTGCGCCGATTCAATCCGTCCGGATCAGTGTGTCTTGCTATTTACAAAACGGGAAGCTACCGAAATACTCCCGCCACAACTTGAAAGTTCGGTGTCAACGAGAAGTCATGTCAGTCCGTTGAACACTGACGTCACCCGTCACCGGCTGACGCAACTTCAAATTCGCTTTCCCCCCACGAACACAGCGTATGCCCCAAGGTCGCCGCGGTCCGGGGTAAATATTACCAACGATTACAGACCGGGTCGTCGTCCATAAGAAGGGTCCGGGAGGCCAGCCAGCGCATGAAAGCATTAAGTGTTCTCCATAGTGAGTCGTCGCGGGGATGGGGAGGCCAGGAGGTTCGCACCCTGAAGGAAATGATCGCGTTGCGGGCACTGGGTCATAACGTCGAGCTTGTTTGTCCCGAAGACGCGCGTCTTGGTATTCGCGCGCGCGCTGAAGGCTTTCATGTGCATTACGCACGCATGCGGGCCGGCGCCGATCTGCGCTCCATGCTCACGATCCGCTCGCTGCTCGAGCAGCGTCGCTTCAATGTGCTGAATACGCACAGCGGCCATGACAGCCTTGTCGCCGGCATGGCGGGGCGCCTCGCGGGAACGCCGTTCATCGTGCGCACGCGGCATCTGGCGTTGCCGATTACGTCGCTTGCCACGTACAACTGGATTCCCCATCGCGTCGTCGCGGTCAGCCATCATGTGCGCAATTACCTGATCTCCGCGGGCGTGGAGGAACACCGCGTGGAGACGATTTACGACGGCATCCTGAAGCCGGAAGCGGGGACCGGCTCCACGCTGCGCGATGAACTCGGACTGGACGCCGACGCGGTCGTCGCCGGCATGGTGGCGATCGTCCGCGAGAAGAAAGGCCATGAGGATCTGATCGCCGCTGTCAGGCCGATGCTGGCCGAGCGGCCCAATCTGCATGTCGTGATGGCGGGCGACGGCGTGTGGTTCGAGAAGATCAAGGCGATTGTCGATGGCATGGGCTTGACCGATCGCATCCATCTGCTCGGCTTTCGCACGGACATTACCAATGTGTTGCGCGGCTGCGATCTGTTCGTTTTGCCGACGCATCAGGAAGCGCTCGGACAATCGTTTATCGAGGCGATGGCGGTGGGTCTGCCGGTGATCGGCACGCGCGTCGATGGCGTGCCCGAACTGATCGACGACGGCGTGAATGGCCTGCTGGTGCCGGCGCACGACATCGATGCATTGCGCAGCGCGCTCGCGCGTCTGATCGACGATGCGCCCCTGCGCGCGCGCCTGGGGCTTGCCGCGCGTCTGAAAACCGAAAGCCGCTTCACGGTGGATACCATGGCGAACGAGACTATCGACTGCTACCTGCGGGGCATCTATGCCCGGCGTGCTTACTACGGCCAACGGCGGGCAGCAGCATGACGAAGATCGCGCGCGCGGTGCCCGTGCTGATGTATCACCACATCAGCACCTCGCCGGGCATGATCACGGTGTCGCCGGAACACTTTGCCGCTCAAATGGCGTATCTGGCCAATGCGGGCTACACGAGCGTCGGCAGCGCGCAACTGTCGGCCTATCTGGCGGGAGAGCCCTTGCCGGCGAAGTCCGTCGTGCTGACTTTCGACGACGGCTATCTCGACAACTGGGTGCATGCGCATCCGGTTCTGCAAGCGCACGGATTGACTGCGCTGTGCTTCCTGGTGACGAGCTGGATCGGCGACGGGCCGGTGCGCGCGCACGCGCGCTCGGGCGGCGCGTTGCCGCCCTTGCTCAATCACCGCGACGGCGAGGTGGCGATTGAAAACGGCGAGCCCGATCGTGCCATTCTTCGCTGGTCGGAGATCGATGCGATGCGTGAAGCCGGCACATTCGAATTTCACAGTCACACGCATAGCCACGTGCGGTGGGATCGGGTGTCCGCCAGCGCGCAGGAGAAATGCGCCGGGCTGACACGCGATCTCGCCAGCGCGCGCGCGATGCTAGAACAAAGGCTGGGTGCCGTATCGGATCATCTGTGCTGGCCACAGGGATACCACGACGACGACTATCGGCGCATCGCGGCTCAAGCCGGCTTCCGGCACTTTTACACCTGCGAGACGGGTTCGAACTATTCGGGACGCAATGACGGCGCGACGCGCTCGATCACGCGCCTCGAAGTACGCGACCGGCCGGCTTCGTGGCTGGCCTCGCGGCTATGGGTGCATACACGGCCCACGATCAGCCGGGCGTATTTGAGGATCAAGCGGTAAGCCGGCGGCCGCCTGATTTCTGGTCGCCGCGACGGGCTTTTCTCATCAGAGTTGCGATTCGATCGGCAACAAACCGAGGAACCAGATGCCGACACGCTTCATGGTCGACACACCGGGCTCGGCGAGTTCGCTGACTGTGCCATCCGGCGCGGTGTCTATCCAGACGATGCTGGTCGTGCCATTCGCATTCGTGCGGGTTTCGAGCCGCCACGCAATCTGATCGAGCTTCGGCTCGACGCCATCCGCGACCTGGGCGGCGAGCGGGGCGCTTTCGCAATACACGCCGATTTCCGTATTGAGCGTGATCGAACGAGGATCGAGATTCATCGAGCCGATGAAGATACTGGTTTTGTCGAACACATAGGTCTTTGCATGCAGCGAGGCCTTTGAAGAACCGAGAATCGATTTCTTCTTCTGACTCGCGTCCTCGTCGGCGGCCGGCTTCAACTCGTAGAGATGCACGCCGGCGTCGAGCAGATCCTTGCGATAACGCTGATATCCGGCGTGAACCGCGGCGACGTCGGTAGCGGCCAGCGAGTTCGTCAGCACCGTGACGCGCACGCCGCGCTGCGTTTGCGCGCGCATCCATTGCACGCCCTTTTTGCCGGGGACGAAGTACGGCGAGATGATCAGCACTTCCTTCACGGGCTCGATACTCAACGCATTGAACTGCGAGAGCAGATGTCCCTGCGGATCATCGGGCGAGCGCGTGATCTTCGCGGGATCGTCGTAGAGAAGGGTCGCCTTGCCCCAGGAGAAGTCGGTGTCGCGCGCATTCAGCGTTTCGCCAAGGCGTGCCTTGGCCTGCGTGACGTACGGCGAATCACGTTCGGAGGCGACGAACGCCGCGAGCTTCGCGCGATAAGCCGGCAGCGCGTCCGGCTCGGCGGCATGGCCGGTCAGGCTGGCGATCGGATAGGCCGCATCCGAGTTCCAGAATTCGTCGAAGGCATTGGAGACCTTGTGGACCACGGGCCCGAAAGTCAGCACGTCGAGGTCGCCAAAGTCGACCTCGCTGGATGCGCCGAAGTACTCATCGCCGATATTGCGGCCGCCGAGAATGGCCGCCTGGTTGTCCGCGATCAGCGCCTTGTTGTGCATGCGCCGATTGACCCGGCTGAACTCGAGCGCCGTGCCCAGCTTCTTGAAGCTCCGGCTGGCGATCGGATTGAACAGCCGTATTTCGATGTTCGGGTGCGAACTGATGGCGAGCAGAACCTGGTCGTCGGCGCCGGTGCCCAGATCGTCCAGCAGAACGCGGACCCTGACGCCGCGATCAGCGGCGTTGAGCACCGCGTTGGCCAGATGGCGGCCGGTCAGATCGTCGTGCCAGATGTAGTACTGCAGGTCGAGCGTGCGCTCGGCGGCTTGCGCGAGCACGATGCGGGCGAGAAGGGCATCGACGCCATTGGACAGCAGATGGAATGCGCTGTTGTCGGGATGCTTGCGCTCCTGCGGGACGAAGGTGGTGCCAAGGCGCGTGCTGTCGGTGTCCGTCAATGCGTGCGTCGCGGTGCGGCCGGTCTGCGGCGGCAGGCTTGCGCAGGCGGACAGCAGCGTGATCAGCAAGACTGCAACGATACCGCGGAGTGTCGCCATGGTTGTGCCCTTCAAGGGTGCCTGTCCGTAAGATAGCCGCAAGAGTCGGTCGCGTCGAGTGCGGCCGCGGTGCCCGCGCGCCGGCGCGAATAGCGGAGAGAATGTCGGCTCAGGTCGAAACGGGTATTCTTCTGTCGACTCACAAGACATAAGGGTAAAAGGGCGTCTTCTTGCGGCGATCCAGATCCGTGGTCCGGCACACCAACCACGGGAAAAGCCGCGCGCTATCAGCACCATGACCGATCTCTTCACAACCCAGCCGCGCGCGCCGCTTGCCGAGCAGCTTCGGCCCGAATCACTCGACGACGTCGTCGGGCAGTCTCATCTGCTGGGCGCCGGCAAGCCGCTTCGGCTCGCGCTCGACTCTCAACGACTCCATTCGTTCATCCTGTGGGGACCGCCCGGTGTCGGCAAGACGACGATCGCGCGGCTTGCCGCGCGGGCTTTCGACTACGAGTTCATCGCCGAGTCGGCCGTCGCCGCCGGTGTCAAGGAACTGCGGGAGGCCGCCGCGCGCGCCCAGCAGACGCTCGACCACCGGGGCCGTTCAACGGTACTGTTCCTCGACGAGATTCATCGGCTCAACAAGAGCCAGCAGGACGCCTTGCTGCCGCACGTGGAAACGGGCCGGCTGACGCTGATCGGCGCGACCACGGAGAATCCGAGTTTCGAGGTC
The nucleotide sequence above comes from Paraburkholderia sp. FT54. Encoded proteins:
- a CDS encoding VWA domain-containing protein, encoding MEIDLTAFHFLRPVWLLLLIPALGLPFVWLRRNDVRARWRGVIAPQLLEHLIVGGAKRRALQPVHTLALLLGIGAIAVAGPTWQQERPPFNQDKAPLVVVLELAHSMDATDIAPTRLERAKQKVLDLARARKGARTGLVVFAATGHLVVPPTEDPAMLELYVPALSPALMPRDGKNAAAGLDVAERLLANDPAAGTIVFMSDGFDANGADAFVQTAKSLRHQLLWLAVGTEHGGPIRGPDGMIQMDAEGHPLLGTFDADAIRNVARDAGIPLASMRADDDDVSWVQHRAQAYLAQAEEAKIEPRWKESGYWLVLPLLLLALWSFRRGWTVKWLPVVLISLAFSALPRPAQAAQWQWLDLFATDDQQGRWHLEHGNYKAAAERFDDPMWKGRAQYLAGDYAGALETFSRLKTAQSYFYIGNTLAHLDDYAGAIKAYDNALEIQPSLTQAAANRAYMQTLLARDKQNEADPEEDPPDQVQVDKKKGRGTTAVIEAAPRPSEDAWMRNLNTSPAVFLQQRFEQESAAKTGGTP
- a CDS encoding RidA family protein, with translation MTAPTSNPSSGTALARLHALGLALPNVPAPRGAFKPCSRSGPLIFLSGQICEWEGEVRFSGPLGEVHDLQAGQQAAQICALNLLAALQLALDGDLDRVVCCHRVGGFVYATPGYPDVPKVINGASDLFFEVFGERGRHARTAVGVATLPAAASVEVEAIFEVR
- a CDS encoding aminoacyl--tRNA ligase-related protein gives rise to the protein MKFSQQFFANSFFEQDNTRLELTDLARKACFVHQDAAGLYSWMSLGLRAQRRVESIVREEMERAGFCEIQMSLLQDADLWRQTGRLDVYGDELMRLTSRSGRLFCLGATCEELATNMVKTHYNKTDMSLGLYQFGNKYRDELRTRGGLARAREFIMKDGYAFNATEDGARAAYEAVREAYLRIFRRLGLDAIVKSSDNGEIGGQSSEEFHVLSELGEDETDGEKSLECAHIFDLGDRYSRAMGLVNAKGEFVKMGCFGVGISRLAMLLLSRQRDERGFWGSEAFNTFDVVLTAIDWERQERQEAAQRLRSDLQARGLSVLVDDRLAQAGKKLADAELIACRQRVVVSGKARASGRFEWMDRRTFAREEATAAEIVALCAR
- a CDS encoding response regulator transcription factor; translated protein: MRAISFSRAQIEFSSRLRPPWRAAEVVAGECSKSSWCVAVRLVLVSVQWRKVLRCSARGAWPLASPPRRSLVVTLHETRHGRNSGVFCLQCRAAAIVRGIGALRVLFISTQRMMATDAASFAVSLRLALKAVPGDGGMRVLIVDDHELFRAGLALLLKELFPDIELLHASTLSQGVKHALGEFLNVVFLDLDLPDGHGCNALAELKESRPSLPVIVVSADESVETIGRCIELRAMGYVPKSSPPEALRAAISAVLAGGVFLPAFSIERLRRDMGTNEGPAHAPGDIPPNGHSAMSQASDLGLTPREFETLGWLVRGLPSKAIALKMGLEDITVRKYVSHLLAHFNLRRRTELIVMLADRGVKLGIPPVTDPAHDRSASADGPQRAD
- a CDS encoding aldolase; its protein translation is MKATPFVEDAIYHAPEVVALRQDLALALRAAAHQGLGEGVCNHFSIALPGDHGLFLLNPRGLMWSEVKADDIVIVDGLGNRIAGRHEVEPTAMFIHAAVHNIAGKHCVLHTHMPYATALTLTEDCGLDTTLSQNAMRFHGRIAMDHEYNGLALAPEEGERIAHAMNGSDIVFLGNHGVVVCGERIDHAYDDLYYLERACQSQVLASSTGRTLKPVNPDLAARVASQMQGERVQSELFFAALRRTLGEPV
- a CDS encoding DJ-1/PfpI family protein, translated to MHIAILTFEGFNELDSLIALGVLNRVKKPGWRVSIACPTARVKSMNGVVIEAQASLQEACAADAVIVGSGRQTREVVADSALMAQLQFDPSRQLLAAQCSGTLVLARLGLLDGAPACTDLTTRPWVQEAGIDVLNQPIFASANVATAGGCLASAYLAAWIIARLEGIDAAASALHYVAPVGEKEAYVSRAMGHIMPFLDPKLKTA